In Gottschalkia purinilytica, a single window of DNA contains:
- the cysK gene encoding cysteine synthase A: MKTVDNVSQLIGDTPIVKLNRLIDENSADVYVKLEYFNPGSSVKDRIALHMIEKAEEEGILKDGSVIVEPTSGNTGIGLAMVGAAKGYKVILVMPDTMSVERRNLLKAYGAELVLTPGEKGMRGAIEKATELINENPNYFMPQQFENKHNPEKHMESTALEIIKQTDGTLDAFVAGVGTGGTITGVAKVIKKELKSKEVQIVAVEPADSPVLSGGDPGPHKIQGIGAGFIPKVLEMDLIDKIEQVYAEDAIETTRDLAKKEGLLLGISSGAAVYAALKIAKELGKGKKVVVIAPDNGERYLSTGIFE, encoded by the coding sequence ATGAAAACAGTTGATAATGTATCGCAACTTATAGGAGATACACCTATAGTTAAACTTAATAGATTAATTGATGAAAATAGTGCAGATGTATACGTGAAGTTAGAATACTTTAATCCAGGAAGTAGTGTAAAAGATAGAATAGCATTACATATGATAGAAAAAGCCGAAGAAGAAGGAATACTAAAGGATGGTTCAGTAATTGTAGAACCTACTAGTGGTAATACTGGAATAGGATTGGCTATGGTAGGAGCTGCTAAAGGATATAAAGTTATATTGGTAATGCCAGATACAATGAGTGTGGAAAGAAGAAATTTATTAAAAGCATATGGAGCTGAGCTTGTACTAACACCAGGAGAGAAGGGTATGAGAGGAGCTATAGAAAAAGCTACGGAATTAATAAATGAGAATCCTAATTACTTCATGCCTCAACAATTTGAAAATAAACATAATCCGGAAAAACATATGGAATCTACTGCTTTAGAAATTATAAAACAGACGGATGGAACACTTGATGCATTTGTAGCAGGAGTAGGTACAGGTGGTACTATTACAGGAGTAGCAAAAGTAATTAAAAAAGAGTTAAAAAGTAAAGAGGTACAAATTGTTGCAGTTGAACCAGCTGATTCTCCAGTATTATCAGGGGGAGATCCTGGACCTCACAAAATTCAAGGTATAGGAGCAGGATTTATTCCGAAAGTTTTAGAGATGGACTTAATAGATAAAATAGAACAAGTATATGCTGAAGATGCTATAGAAACTACTCGTGATTTAGCAAAAAAAGAAGGACTTTTACTAGGTATATCATCAGGTGCAGCAGTGTATGCAGCTTTAAAAATTGCTAAAGAATTAGGAAAAGGTAAGAAAGTGGTAGTTATCGCACCAGATAATGGAGAGAGATATTTAAGTACAGGTATATTCGAATAA
- the ruvB gene encoding Holliday junction branch migration DNA helicase RuvB — translation MKDADERIITREIREEDMEIETSLRPKTVDEYIGQDKAKEKLKIFIEAARRRKEALDHVLLYGPPGLGKTTLANIIANEMNVDIRITSGPAIERPGDLAAILTNLAENDVLFIDEIHRLNRSVEEVLYPAMEDYALDIIIGKGPSARSIRLDLSKFTLIGATTRAGLLTSPLRDRFGVMCRLELYDDESLKEIVERSAKILNIDMEEKGAIEIARRSRGTPRIANRLLKRVRDYAQVVEDGIITESVAKKALELLEVDELGLDSTDKKMITTIIEKFGGGPVGLDTLAASTGEESNTIEDVYEPYLLQLGFLNRTPRGRVVTKNCYDYFGIKYEED, via the coding sequence ATGAAAGATGCAGATGAAAGAATAATTACAAGAGAAATAAGAGAAGAAGATATGGAAATAGAAACATCGTTGAGACCAAAAACTGTAGATGAATATATAGGTCAAGATAAAGCTAAAGAAAAACTAAAAATATTCATTGAAGCTGCTAGAAGAAGAAAAGAAGCTTTAGACCATGTATTACTTTATGGACCTCCAGGACTGGGAAAAACTACATTAGCAAATATAATTGCAAATGAAATGAATGTAGATATAAGAATTACATCTGGACCAGCTATAGAAAGACCTGGAGATTTAGCTGCTATTTTGACTAACTTAGCGGAAAATGATGTTTTATTTATAGATGAAATTCATAGACTCAATAGAAGTGTTGAAGAAGTTTTGTATCCAGCTATGGAAGACTATGCCTTAGATATTATTATAGGAAAGGGACCAAGTGCAAGATCCATAAGGCTAGATTTATCAAAATTTACACTTATAGGTGCTACAACTAGAGCAGGATTGCTTACGTCGCCTTTAAGAGATAGATTTGGAGTAATGTGTAGATTAGAGCTGTATGATGATGAAAGTCTTAAAGAAATAGTTGAGAGATCGGCTAAAATATTAAATATAGATATGGAAGAAAAGGGAGCTATAGAGATAGCTAGAAGATCAAGAGGAACTCCTCGTATAGCTAACAGACTTCTTAAAAGAGTGAGAGACTATGCACAAGTGGTTGAAGATGGAATAATAACAGAGAGTGTGGCAAAGAAAGCTTTGGAGCTTTTAGAAGTAGATGAGTTAGGACTAGATAGCACAGACAAAAAGATGATAACAACAATAATAGAAAAGTTCGGAGGAGGACCAGTTGGATTAGATACGTTAGCAGCATCTACAGGTGAAGAAAGTAATACAATTGAGGATGTGTATGAGCCTTATTTGTTACAACTAGGATTTTTAAATAGAACACCTAGAGGAAGAGTTGTTACAAAAAATTGTTATGACTATTTCGGAATAAAATATGAGGAAGATTAG
- a CDS encoding YebC/PmpR family DNA-binding transcriptional regulator — protein sequence MAGHSKWANIKHKKGKMDAQRGKIFTKLSRYITVAVREGGSDPEYNAALKSAIEKAKAENMPNDNIDRAIKKGAGDLDGANYEEIIYEGYGPSGVAVFVECLTDNRNRTASDVRHAFDKFGGNLGSTGCVAWMFDRKGLIVIDKDDNIDEEEIMMQAIEAGAEDFSSEDEVFEITTSAEDFTGVRDTLKEAGYTFSTAELAYIPQNTSKLEEEKDIKNMVKLIDALEDSDDVQNVYHNWEVPDDLEI from the coding sequence ATGGCAGGACATTCAAAATGGGCCAATATAAAACATAAAAAAGGTAAAATGGATGCTCAGAGAGGAAAAATATTTACAAAGTTATCAAGATATATAACGGTTGCAGTTAGAGAGGGAGGAAGTGATCCTGAATATAATGCAGCTCTAAAAAGTGCTATAGAAAAAGCTAAGGCAGAGAACATGCCTAATGATAATATAGACAGAGCTATAAAAAAAGGTGCAGGAGATTTAGATGGAGCTAACTACGAAGAAATCATATATGAAGGATATGGACCATCAGGTGTTGCTGTATTTGTTGAATGTCTAACTGATAATAGAAACCGTACTGCTTCAGACGTAAGACATGCTTTTGACAAGTTCGGAGGAAACTTAGGGTCAACAGGATGTGTGGCTTGGATGTTTGATAGAAAAGGACTAATTGTTATAGATAAAGATGATAACATAGATGAAGAAGAAATAATGATGCAGGCTATTGAAGCTGGAGCAGAAGACTTTAGTAGTGAAGACGAAGTATTTGAAATAACAACTAGTGCAGAAGATTTTACAGGAGTAAGAGATACTCTTAAAGAAGCTGGATATACATTCTCAACAGCAGAACTTGCATATATACCGCAAAATACTAGTAAGTTAGAGGAAGAAAAAGACATTAAAAATATGGTCAAACTTATAGATGCTCTTGAAGATAGTGATGATGTTCAAAATGTATATCATAACTGGGAAGTACCAGATGATTTAGAAATATAA
- a CDS encoding BofC C-terminal domain-containing protein: MKRNPLLVVVMTSVIVLVLGAMGGYYLSENSPNKKLKYRDDNTSLDRSDNKDRDSENLELSLTDKKIIGLGTMIEYKTIYLECGHEIKRTSKPEKDMLSLTQEQLEGYLANNSPEWFIEEFSKDKVIIYTEKNHLCPNHFIIGEKNGKIVIFKVNEKGEKVLHKILKDTSTSTLKKVDQEKLKEGIVVNSEEEAGQILENFIS, translated from the coding sequence ATGAAAAGAAATCCATTACTTGTTGTTGTGATGACAAGTGTTATAGTCTTAGTATTGGGGGCAATGGGAGGATATTATTTAAGTGAAAATAGCCCTAATAAAAAGCTAAAATATAGAGATGATAATACTTCTTTAGATAGAAGCGATAATAAAGATCGAGACAGTGAAAATCTTGAGCTTAGTCTAACTGATAAGAAAATAATAGGTCTAGGAACAATGATAGAATATAAAACTATATACTTAGAGTGTGGACATGAGATTAAAAGAACGTCTAAGCCTGAAAAAGATATGCTAAGCTTAACTCAAGAGCAGCTTGAGGGATATCTAGCTAATAATTCTCCAGAGTGGTTTATAGAAGAATTTTCAAAAGATAAAGTGATTATTTATACAGAAAAAAATCATTTATGCCCTAATCACTTTATAATAGGGGAGAAGAATGGTAAAATAGTAATTTTTAAAGTAAACGAAAAGGGAGAAAAAGTTCTTCACAAAATATTAAAAGATACGTCTACATCGACTCTTAAAAAAGTAGATCAAGAAAAGCTTAAAGAAGGTATAGTTGTAAATAGTGAGGAAGAAGCAGGGCAAATACTAGAAAACTTTATAAGCTAG
- a CDS encoding DUF3189 family protein, translating to MYIIYHCVGGAHSSVIACAIHLGTLPIDRTPSKEEVLNVPYFDTLNKQDQGKIILRGIDKNNNKVFSLSRQFKPELVIPAVKDAFELGGGHRDELLLVNTMPCVNSLMKIGGFSSRRLNLVSFGRPIVASGVVKNYDSIVNIVKNTKNMMS from the coding sequence ATGTACATTATATATCATTGTGTAGGTGGAGCTCATTCTTCTGTAATAGCATGTGCTATACATCTTGGCACTTTACCTATAGATAGAACACCAAGCAAAGAAGAAGTGTTGAATGTTCCATATTTTGACACTCTTAATAAACAAGATCAAGGTAAGATAATTCTCAGAGGTATTGACAAAAATAATAATAAAGTTTTCAGTTTGAGTCGACAGTTTAAGCCAGAGCTAGTTATACCAGCTGTAAAAGATGCTTTTGAATTAGGAGGAGGGCATAGAGATGAACTCTTATTAGTTAATACTATGCCCTGTGTTAATTCACTCATGAAAATAGGTGGTTTTTCCTCTAGAAGGCTAAATTTAGTTTCTTTTGGTAGACCAATAGTAGCCTCAGGTGTCGTTAAAAACTATGACAGTATAGTTAATATAGTTAAAAATACTAAGAATATGATGTCATAG
- the ruvC gene encoding crossover junction endodeoxyribonuclease RuvC: protein MIIFGIDPGIAIVGYGVIEYKGNKFNVIDYGAITTEPIYTFPERLKIVYDELCTLLDKYKPDFVAIEELFFNKNAKTAINVGQARGVQLLAAINRGIEIYEYTPLQVKQGVVGYGKAEKKQVQEMVKVLLNLKKVPKPDDVADALAVAICHAHSGNFRDMFKVK, encoded by the coding sequence ATGATTATATTTGGAATAGACCCAGGAATAGCTATAGTAGGATATGGAGTGATAGAATATAAAGGGAATAAGTTTAATGTAATAGATTATGGTGCTATAACAACAGAACCAATTTATACTTTTCCAGAAAGATTAAAAATAGTTTATGATGAACTTTGTACTCTATTAGATAAGTATAAACCAGATTTTGTAGCTATAGAAGAATTATTTTTTAATAAAAATGCTAAAACAGCTATAAATGTAGGACAAGCAAGAGGGGTTCAACTGTTAGCAGCAATTAATAGAGGTATAGAAATATATGAGTATACACCTTTACAAGTTAAACAAGGTGTAGTTGGATATGGTAAAGCAGAAAAGAAGCAGGTTCAAGAAATGGTAAAAGTATTATTGAACTTAAAGAAAGTTCCAAAGCCTGATGATGTTGCAGATGCCTTAGCAGTAGCTATATGTCATGCCCATTCAGGGAACTTTAGAGATATGTTTAAGGTAAAATAA
- a CDS encoding SpoIID/LytB domain-containing protein produces the protein MEMSKKWKITTSLVLILSISIGLIWYNVRPVYSENYSSKYVKVRLQNPIKSKISVNLSSSNGFLVGKMGTGFEKILDISHNSIVVKNGTNSTSIVIQTPQGETLYTFNSSDNIYIGTPSGIVKVESSNYRGYITFNRTASELVVVNYLTLDQYLYGVVPREMSPSWHKEALKAQAISARTFALLNLGKHSAEGYNLCDQTHCQAYAGYDREHVNSNSAVNETVNQVIKYNGKLASVYFFASSGGHTASNEDIWNGTPIPYLRGIKDDFSLGSPYDNWTYTISKNDFKQKLIANGLDVGDIISISITKTSAQSGGRVIELSVSGTKGTKVLLREKIRAVLGYNNIKSTLYTAKMDGQIQNGVDTYATIGSSNQSSKINLKGATVRNSLASSNLSSSLSNVWVASGSGTQNVQIASTGTTGDNITFEGKGWGHGIGMSQYGAKKMGEMGYNYKQILEHYYNGAKVE, from the coding sequence ATGGAAATGTCTAAAAAATGGAAGATAACAACTTCCCTAGTATTGATATTATCCATATCCATAGGTTTGATATGGTACAATGTAAGGCCTGTTTATAGTGAAAACTATAGTTCTAAATATGTAAAAGTTAGACTTCAAAATCCTATAAAATCTAAAATCAGTGTAAACTTATCAAGTAGTAATGGTTTCTTAGTAGGAAAGATGGGGACAGGCTTTGAAAAGATACTTGATATATCACATAATTCAATAGTTGTTAAAAATGGAACTAATAGTACAAGTATAGTTATTCAAACGCCTCAAGGTGAGACACTATATACATTTAATTCATCAGATAATATTTATATAGGTACTCCAAGTGGAATAGTAAAAGTAGAAAGCTCTAACTATAGAGGTTACATAACTTTTAATAGAACAGCATCTGAATTGGTTGTCGTAAACTATTTGACATTAGATCAATATCTTTATGGAGTAGTTCCAAGAGAAATGTCACCTAGTTGGCATAAAGAAGCTTTAAAAGCTCAAGCTATATCTGCAAGAACTTTTGCCTTACTAAATCTAGGAAAGCATAGTGCCGAAGGATATAATTTATGTGATCAAACTCATTGCCAGGCTTATGCAGGATATGACAGAGAACATGTTAATAGTAATTCAGCAGTTAATGAAACTGTTAATCAAGTAATAAAATATAATGGAAAATTAGCAAGTGTTTATTTTTTTGCAAGTAGCGGAGGTCATACAGCTAGCAATGAGGATATATGGAACGGAACTCCAATACCTTATTTAAGAGGAATTAAGGATGATTTTTCTTTAGGAAGTCCTTATGATAACTGGACATATACCATAAGTAAAAATGATTTTAAGCAAAAACTAATAGCCAATGGATTAGATGTTGGTGACATAATATCTATAAGTATTACTAAAACATCAGCTCAAAGTGGTGGAAGAGTCATAGAGCTTAGTGTATCTGGAACAAAGGGTACTAAAGTGCTTTTAAGAGAAAAAATTAGAGCAGTTCTTGGATATAATAACATAAAGAGTACATTGTATACTGCGAAAATGGATGGACAAATTCAAAATGGAGTAGATACATATGCTACTATAGGAAGTAGTAATCAGTCATCAAAAATTAATTTAAAAGGTGCTACTGTAAGAAATTCGTTAGCAAGTAGCAATTTAAGTAGTAGTTTAAGCAATGTATGGGTTGCAAGCGGTTCGGGTACACAAAATGTACAGATTGCTTCAACTGGGACTACTGGTGATAATATAACATTTGAAGGAAAAGGTTGGGGTCATGGAATAGGTATGAGTCAATATGGAGCAAAGAAAATGGGAGAGATGGGATATAATTATAAGCAAATATTGGAACACTACTATAATGGTGCAAAAGTTGAGTAA
- a CDS encoding YigZ family protein, with protein MKSTYKTIHEYGRDEIIINKSKFIGYAKPISSEEEAVEFIQEIKTKHKDATHNVYAYVFGENSNIQRYSDDGEPSGTAGIPTLEVIKKENLRNVVVVVTRYFGGVKLGTGGLVRAYTKGAKIGLEDGKIVEKVLFKEIRVRIDYTLYGRMENELLRLGYIIKDVIYDEAVNIVILCEIDRKESLVNNLMEITSSKMIYEEGEENYFSVKDGVILE; from the coding sequence TTGAAAAGCACATATAAAACTATACACGAATATGGTAGAGATGAAATAATTATAAATAAGTCTAAATTCATAGGATATGCAAAACCTATTTCAAGTGAAGAAGAAGCGGTAGAATTCATACAAGAAATAAAAACCAAACATAAAGATGCTACACATAATGTTTATGCCTATGTATTTGGAGAAAACAGTAATATACAGAGATATAGTGATGATGGAGAGCCAAGTGGTACAGCGGGAATTCCTACTTTAGAAGTTATAAAAAAAGAGAATTTAAGAAATGTTGTAGTAGTTGTAACGAGATACTTTGGAGGGGTAAAACTAGGTACAGGAGGATTAGTTAGAGCATATACAAAGGGTGCAAAAATAGGATTAGAAGATGGGAAAATAGTAGAAAAAGTATTGTTCAAAGAAATTAGAGTGAGAATAGACTATACCTTATATGGTAGAATGGAAAATGAGTTACTAAGATTAGGATATATAATAAAAGATGTTATATATGATGAAGCTGTGAATATAGTTATTTTATGTGAAATTGATAGAAAAGAGAGTCTTGTAAATAATTTAATGGAAATCACAAGCTCTAAAATGATATATGAAGAAGGAGAAGAAAACTATTTTTCAGTAAAAGATGGGGTTATATTAGAATAA
- a CDS encoding sulfite exporter TauE/SafE family protein translates to MKNFLKPKMLAIGLIAGIVNGLFGSGGGTIVVPAMVFLLGMDEHKSHATAISIILPISIISTLIYFKNGILDFKVAGIVTIGGIIGGYIGAKLLNRIPRKILRKMFGTFMIIAAIRMVFK, encoded by the coding sequence ATGAAAAATTTTTTAAAACCTAAAATGTTAGCAATAGGATTAATAGCAGGCATTGTTAATGGATTATTTGGATCTGGTGGTGGAACTATAGTCGTCCCTGCCATGGTATTTTTACTAGGTATGGATGAACATAAATCTCATGCTACCGCTATTAGTATAATTTTACCCATTAGTATTATAAGTACTCTAATTTATTTTAAAAATGGAATATTAGATTTTAAAGTAGCTGGTATAGTAACTATTGGTGGAATTATAGGAGGATACATAGGTGCAAAGCTTTTAAATAGAATTCCTCGTAAAATACTTAGAAAGATGTTTGGAACCTTTATGATAATTGCAGCTATAAGGATGGTGTTTAAATGA
- a CDS encoding sulfite exporter TauE/SafE family protein: protein MILFIIGILSGIVSGMGIGGGTILIPALSLFTNLNQHQSQGISLFVFIPTAIVALITHFFNKNIQLKTAAPIILSGIIGALIGSSLAVMVSDDLLRKMFGIFLFFMGLYEIFSKVKE, encoded by the coding sequence ATGATACTCTTCATCATAGGTATTTTATCAGGAATAGTAAGTGGAATGGGAATAGGTGGAGGAACTATTCTTATTCCAGCACTATCTTTGTTTACAAATTTAAACCAACATCAATCTCAAGGAATAAGCTTATTTGTTTTTATACCTACTGCTATAGTTGCTTTGATTACTCATTTTTTCAACAAGAACATACAGTTAAAAACTGCTGCTCCTATAATATTAAGTGGAATAATTGGAGCACTAATAGGTTCTTCCTTGGCAGTTATGGTTTCTGATGATTTACTTAGAAAAATGTTTGGTATATTTTTATTCTTTATGGGCTTATATGAAATATTCAGTAAAGTCAAAGAATAA
- the ruvA gene encoding Holliday junction branch migration protein RuvA: MYQYIKGNIEEIGEDYIVIENNDIGYMINTSKTTIMQIGNNLQHRKIYTFLNVKEDGVSLYGFTTKDELDMFKLLQTVSKIGPKVAIGMLSIMIPSDIKLAIISEDSNKLSKAPGVGKKTASRIILELKDKIGDIESIIKSNSNEQIIVERSSISNEKEEVLDALVSLGYTRSEVYSAIAKIDTSNKSVEDIIKLVLKELGK, encoded by the coding sequence ATGTACCAGTATATTAAAGGGAATATTGAGGAAATAGGAGAAGATTACATAGTTATTGAAAACAATGATATAGGATATATGATAAATACTTCTAAGACAACAATAATGCAAATAGGGAATAATCTACAACATAGAAAGATATATACTTTTCTAAATGTAAAGGAAGATGGAGTTAGTCTTTATGGATTTACAACTAAAGATGAATTAGACATGTTTAAGCTTCTACAAACTGTTTCTAAAATAGGACCTAAAGTAGCTATTGGAATGCTATCTATAATGATACCTTCTGATATAAAGCTAGCTATTATAAGTGAGGATTCTAACAAATTATCAAAAGCACCTGGTGTAGGTAAAAAAACAGCAAGTAGAATTATTCTTGAGTTAAAGGATAAAATAGGTGATATAGAAAGTATTATTAAGTCAAATTCTAATGAACAAATTATAGTAGAAAGAAGTAGTATAAGTAATGAGAAAGAAGAAGTGTTAGACGCTTTAGTATCTCTTGGATATACTAGAAGTGAGGTATATTCAGCTATAGCTAAAATAGATACGTCTAATAAAAGTGTAGAAGATATTATAAAATTAGTGTTAAAAGAATTAGGAAAATAA
- the yunB gene encoding sporulation protein YunB, translating to MRKRYKKKRIKIFLTIIFIIVLTIYGYNLINNNIKPTIRAVCEVQAKKIATQAINDAVKNKIKDDIKYKDLIFTKQDNEGKITMMQANTALMNSVASDVALEVQEKIRQISAGTIKIPLGNILDSQLFSGPKFKLELQPQGSVTTDFTTDFIESGINQTIHKVYLSITTDVRIIFPLVSDTVRITSNVPIAETVIIGDVPENYISVPEDKFLNIVN from the coding sequence GTGAGGAAAAGATATAAAAAGAAGAGAATAAAGATATTTTTAACAATAATATTTATTATTGTTTTAACTATATATGGTTATAATTTAATAAATAATAATATAAAACCTACTATACGTGCTGTATGTGAGGTACAAGCAAAAAAAATAGCTACACAAGCAATAAATGATGCTGTAAAGAATAAAATTAAAGATGATATAAAATATAAAGATCTTATATTTACTAAACAAGATAATGAGGGTAAAATAACTATGATGCAAGCGAATACTGCATTGATGAATAGCGTAGCATCGGACGTAGCTTTGGAAGTACAAGAAAAAATAAGACAGATTTCTGCTGGAACCATAAAGATACCATTAGGAAATATATTAGATAGTCAACTTTTTTCTGGACCTAAGTTCAAGCTAGAATTACAGCCACAAGGAAGTGTTACAACTGATTTTACAACTGATTTTATTGAATCAGGAATTAACCAAACTATACATAAAGTATACTTATCTATTACAACAGATGTTAGAATTATATTCCCATTAGTATCTGATACTGTAAGAATAACTTCCAATGTACCAATAGCTGAAACAGTTATAATTGGAGATGTTCCTGAAAACTATATAAGCGTTCCTGAAGATAAGTTTTTAAATATAGTTAATTAG
- the nadE gene encoding NAD(+) synthase, producing MNNIEKTCNDIVNWIKEKVNEAGCKGLVFGLSGGIDSAVIAGLSKKAFPKDSLGVIMPCHSNPEDEEHARLVAKSLDINIIKVDLTNTFDVYTSELGFIENNRLATSNIKPRLRMTTLYYYAQLNNYLVVGSSNKSEITIGYFTKHGDSGVDILPIADLVKEEVKELAKYLQIDEAIISKPPSAGLWENQTDEDEMGFGYEELDSYIKGKNVDDISKETRYKIEKMNKISEHKRKFPPIFIQS from the coding sequence ATGAACAATATAGAAAAAACATGCAATGACATTGTAAATTGGATAAAAGAAAAAGTTAATGAAGCTGGATGTAAAGGTTTAGTTTTTGGGTTGAGTGGTGGAATTGACTCAGCAGTTATAGCAGGATTATCTAAAAAAGCTTTTCCTAAAGATTCTTTAGGAGTTATAATGCCTTGTCACAGTAATCCAGAGGATGAGGAGCATGCTAGACTAGTTGCTAAATCATTAGATATAAATATTATAAAAGTAGATTTAACGAATACATTTGATGTATATACTTCTGAACTTGGATTTATAGAAAATAATAGACTTGCAACATCAAACATAAAACCTCGTTTAAGAATGACAACACTGTATTACTATGCTCAGCTAAATAACTATTTAGTAGTAGGATCAAGTAATAAAAGTGAAATAACTATAGGATACTTTACTAAACATGGAGATAGTGGAGTAGATATTTTACCTATAGCTGATTTAGTAAAGGAAGAAGTTAAAGAACTTGCAAAATACTTACAAATAGATGAAGCTATAATAAGTAAACCACCTTCAGCAGGACTTTGGGAAAATCAAACTGATGAAGATGAAATGGGATTTGGATATGAAGAGTTGGATTCATATATTAAGGGGAAAAATGTAGATGATATAAGTAAAGAGACAAGATACAAAATAGAAAAAATGAATAAGATAAGTGAACATAAAAGAAAATTTCCACCAATCTTTATACAATCATAG
- the hflX gene encoding GTPase HflX: protein MYNIQEKKEERVLIVGVDTNKKYEINIESSMKELAELVKAAEGVVEASIIQNRESIDSAYYIGTGKAQEIAIYCEELNIDTVVFNNELTGAQIRNLEEIINRKIIDRTSLILDIFAKRATSKEGKLQVELAQLKYRLPRLIGYRNYLSRAGAGIGTRGPGEQKLEIDRRHILSRINDIERQLKELTNVRKIKRKKRENSNIPIVALVGYTNAGKSTLLNSIIREDNEYHEDKEVFAYDMLFATLETTLRKSMLPNGQDFLITDTVGFVSKLPTRLVEAFKGTLEEVKYADLLLHVIDVTNEDINIQVKTTMSILKDLDVLDKPIITVFNKVDIDNNYSLEYDIKEPKVFISAKTGHNLDRLLKMIQENLPNKYYKVDILVPYDKGELMSYLFDNTKVEKCEYVEKGTLVTTTLDSIDFNRYNEYVFKK, encoded by the coding sequence ATGTATAATATCCAAGAGAAAAAAGAAGAAAGAGTTTTAATAGTAGGAGTGGATACAAATAAAAAGTATGAGATTAATATAGAAAGTTCAATGAAAGAGCTTGCTGAATTAGTAAAAGCTGCTGAAGGAGTAGTAGAGGCAAGCATAATTCAGAATAGAGAGAGTATAGATTCTGCCTATTATATAGGAACTGGAAAAGCACAAGAGATAGCTATATATTGTGAGGAACTTAATATAGATACTGTTGTTTTTAATAATGAGCTTACTGGAGCTCAAATAAGAAATTTGGAAGAAATAATAAATAGAAAGATAATAGATAGAACAAGTTTAATATTAGATATATTTGCAAAGAGAGCTACAAGTAAAGAAGGTAAACTACAGGTAGAACTTGCCCAACTTAAGTATAGGTTGCCTAGACTTATAGGATATAGAAATTATCTATCTAGAGCTGGTGCTGGAATAGGAACTAGAGGACCAGGAGAACAAAAACTAGAAATTGATAGAAGACATATCTTAAGTAGAATAAATGATATAGAAAGACAACTTAAAGAATTGACAAATGTTAGAAAAATAAAAAGAAAGAAAAGAGAAAACTCAAATATACCTATAGTAGCATTGGTAGGTTATACAAATGCGGGTAAATCAACACTACTTAATAGTATTATAAGAGAAGACAATGAATATCATGAGGATAAAGAAGTCTTTGCATATGATATGTTATTTGCTACATTAGAAACAACTTTAAGAAAAAGTATGTTACCTAATGGTCAAGATTTTCTAATAACAGATACAGTAGGATTTGTAAGCAAATTACCTACACGTTTGGTAGAAGCATTTAAAGGAACATTAGAAGAAGTAAAGTATGCAGATTTATTGCTTCATGTAATAGACGTAACAAATGAAGATATAAATATTCAAGTAAAAACTACTATGAGCATATTAAAAGACCTAGATGTTTTAGATAAACCGATTATTACAGTCTTTAATAAGGTAGATATAGATAATAACTACTCTTTAGAGTACGATATAAAAGAACCAAAGGTATTTATATCAGCTAAAACAGGTCATAATTTAGATAGATTATTAAAAATGATTCAAGAAAATCTACCAAATAAATATTACAAAGTAGATATTCTTGTACCATATGATAAAGGAGAATTAATGTCATATTTATTCGATAACACTAAAGTAGAAAAATGTGAGTACGTAGAAAAGGGAACTCTTGTAACGACTACACTAGATTCTATAGATTTTAATAGATATAATGAATACGTTTTTAAAAAATAG